A window from Primulina huaijiensis isolate GDHJ02 chromosome 11, ASM1229523v2, whole genome shotgun sequence encodes these proteins:
- the LOC140988762 gene encoding pentatricopeptide repeat-containing protein At5g39710: MPLRRLPLRVLHTLPLRPPPPTPSTPPRPPSLSSSPPDTLLVDKAIAFLKRHDLFHLDPLTSQFTPQSASYLLIQSQNDSIVILKFIDWACKFPFFINDLQCHCLAIHILTRFKLYKKAQALAEEISVAFPDYLEGDLLFSCLKDTYQACNSSSGVFDLMVKAFSRLKMIDRALNFISLAKCHGFMPSVLSYNSILEAVIRSSAHGHVELAGNVYRGMVESGISPNVFTYNILIRGTCANKHIDKGLDLLEEMEKKGCLPNVVTYNTLMDAYCKIGNIDEAYRLLNLMWQKKLEPNVITYNVILNGLCRAGRMKETGKVFADMRSKGLLPDEVTYNTLVNGYCKEGNIHEALFLHAEMVSNGLSPNVVTYTALINSVCKARNLHRAMEFLDQMRVRGISPNEKTYTTLIDGFSQQGFMDEAYRLLNEMISRGFSPSVVTYNTLINGHCVSGSIEDGLQLIQEMTVKGINPDVVSYSTIISGFCRNSDLCKAFKMKEEMIEKGILPDAITFSSLIQGLCGVWRLTEACELFQEMWKTGLLPDKCTYTTLINAFCHEDDIGSAIRLHDEMISKGFFPDVVTYSVLINGLNKEARSKEAKRLLFKLFYEQSVPYDLTYDFLIESCSNIEFQSGVALIKGFCMKGLMKEADRVFREMLHKNHKPSEAVYNVLIHGHCRHGNLQKAFNLYREMVDQGLVPHVVSVISIIRELHKAGMNKELSEILQDLLRSCRITDGEQAKFLVEMNFKEGNMDAVFNILTEMAKSGLLPIAVRSS, translated from the coding sequence ATGCCCCTTCGTAGACTCCCACTGCGAGTCCTTCACACGTTACCTCTCCGGCCGCCGCCTCCGACTCCATCAACACCACCGCGACCACCTTCCCTTTCTTCCTCTCCGCCGGATACTCTCCTCGTCGATAAAGCCATAGCCTTTCTCAAACGGCACGACCTGTTCCATCTCGACCCTTTAACATCCCAATTTACTCCTCAGTCCGCCTCCTACTTACTAATCCAATCGCAGAACGACTCAATCGTGATACTAAAATTTATCGATTGGGCTTGTAAATTCCCCTTCTTTATCAATGACCTGCAATGTCATTGTCTCGCCATTCACATCCTTACCCGCTTCAAGCTCTATAAGAAAGCTCAAGCCCTCGCGGAGGAGATTTCTGTAGCTTTTCCCGATTACTTGGAGGGAGATTTACTGTTTTCATGCCTGAAGGACACATACCAGGCGTGCAACTCGAGCTCCGGTGTGTTTGATTTGATGGTAAAAGCGTTTTCTAGATTGAAAATGATCGATAGAGCTTTGAATTTTATAAGTTTAGCTAAATGTCACGGGTTCATGCCTAGTGTACTGTCATATAACTCTATTCTAGAGGCAGTAATTCGTAGTTCAGCTCACGGACACGTAGAGTTAGCTGGGAATGTGTATCGTGGTATGGTGGAAAGTGGCATTTCTCCGAATGTTTTTACTTACAACATATTGATAAGAGGGACATGTGCTAATAAACACATCGATAAAGGGTTAGATTTACTCGAGGAGATGGAGAAGAAGGGTTGTTTACCGAATGTGGTCACATATAATACTTTGATGGATGCATACTGTAAAATAGGGAATATCGACGAGGCCTATAGATTATTGAATTTGATGTGGCAGAAAAAGTTGGAGCCAAACGTGATTACGTATAATGTGATACTGAATGGGTTGTGTCGTGCGGGGAGAATGAAGGAGACTGGTAAGGTTTTTGCAGACATGAGGAGCAAAGGTTTGCTTCCTGATGAAGTGACTTATAACACTCTTGTTAATGGATATTGTAAGGAGGGAAATATTCATGAAGCTCTTTTTTTGCATGCGGAGATGGTGAGTAATGGGTTGTCTCCCAATGTGGTGACTTATACTGCTTTGATAAATAGTGTATGTAAAGCAAGAAACTTGCATCGAGCCATGGAGTTTCTTGATCAGATGCGGGTCAGGGGAATTAGCCCGAATGAGAAAACATATACGACTTTGATTGATGGTTTCTCTCAACAAGGGTTCATGGATGAAGCTTATAGACTTCTAAATGAAATGATTAGTAGGGGCTTTTCACCTTCTGTCGTGACATATAATACGTTGATCAATGGGCATTGTGTATCCGGTAGCATCGAAGATGGTTTGCAGTTGATCCAAGAAATGACTGTGAAAGGAATAAATCCGGATGTTGTAAGTTACAGTACCATCATATCTGGTTTTTGTCGAAATTCAGATTTGTGCAAGGCATTTAAGATGAAAGAGGAGATGATCGAGAAGGGAATCTTACCAGATGCCATTACTTTTTCATCTTTGATCCAAGGACTTTGTGGGGTCTGGAGATTAACCGAAGCTTGTGAGTTATTTCAAGAAATGTGGAAAACCGGTCTGCTACCCGACAAATGTACATACACCACTCTTATAAATGCTTTTTGTCATGAAGATGATATTGGTAGCGCAATTCGTCTCCATGATGAAATGATCTCCAAGGGGTTTTTTCCCGATGTTGTTACCTATAGTGTGTTAATAAACGGGCTAAACAAAGAGGCTCGCAGCAAGGAAGCCAAGCGGCTTCTCTTCAAGTTGTTCTATGAGCAATCTGTTCCTTATGACTTGACTTACGATTTCTTGATTGAAAGTTGTAGTAATATTGAATTTCAAAGTGGGGTAGCTCTTATCAAAGGATTCTGTATGAAAGGTCTGATGAAAGAAGCGGATCGAGTTTTTCGAGAAATGCTTCACAAAAACCACAAGCCAAGTGAAGCAGTTTATAATGTTCTAATTCATGGTCATTGTAGACATGGGAACTTGCAGAAAGCATTCAATCTCTACAGGGAAATGGTTGATCAAGGACTCGTTCCCCATGTGGTTTCTGTTATTTCTATAATAAGAGAACTACACAAAGCAGGGATGAACAAAGAGCTGAGTGAAATACTACAAGATTTATTAAGAAGCTGTAGAATCACTGATGGGGAGCAGGCTAAATTCCTCGTTgagatgaatttcaaagaaggtaACATGGATGCCGTTTTTAACATTCTCACAGAGATGGCTAAGAGTGGGCTTCTTCCCATTGCAGTAAGAAGTTCTTAA
- the LOC140988803 gene encoding uncharacterized protein, whose product MSVFGGDSWAREAQHRKRRVDDLLLDGIDASSYKKLSNGKFACLICPKNPVLDSLIMLSTHVKGSCHRTAAMRFRDRELARKEEVNKRIALSDSPTPNSAACASVKRPKSTNKPLIERVQKVASEVYSSRVGPSSKTCGNPVLESETCNYVAQRGVVGMMQQLDCRERREKELKFTAAGWKRDCHGSWFKDENVEFDSDEEDPNDVLTDTT is encoded by the exons ATGAGCGTGTTCGGCGGAGATAGCTGGGCTAGAGAAGCCCAACATCGGAAGAGAAGAGTCGACGATTTATTGCTAGATGGAATCGATGCGTCTTCCTACAAGAAACTCTCCAACGGCAAATTTGCTTGTCTAATTTGTCCTAAGAACCCTGTTCTCGACTCCTTGATCATGCTCTCA ACCCATGTGAAAGGTTCCTGCCATCGAACCGCCGCGATGAGGTTCAGGGATAGGGAATTAGCTAGGAAAGAAGAGGTTAACAAGAGAATTGCATTGTCGGATTCTCCGACTCCTAATTCCGCCGCCTGTGCTTCGGTTAAACGACCAAAAAGTACTAACAAGCCTCTGATCGAGCGAGTGCAGAAAGTTGCTTCTGAGGTGTATTCTAGTAGAGTAGGtccaagcagtaaaacatgtggAAACCCGGTTTTGGAATCCGAAACTTGTAATTATGTTGCTCAGAGAGGAGTTGTTGGAATGATGCAGCAATTGGATTGTAGAGAGCGTCGAGAGAAGGAACTGAAGTTCACGGCTGCTGGCTGGAAGCGTGATTGCCATGGAAGCTGGTTTAAGGATGAAAAT GTCGAATTTGATTCAGACGAAGAGGATCCGAACGATGTCTTGACCGATACTACTTAA